From the genome of Fragaria vesca subsp. vesca unplaced genomic scaffold, FraVesHawaii_1.0 scf0512886, whole genome shotgun sequence:
CGAAGCATTAATCATACTGGCTTGGACCATCTTTGGCCTTGTACCTTTAGGGACAACCGATAGAATTTGTCAAAAATCTCCGCCAAAGATAATTACTTTACCTCCAAATGGTAATTGAACTTATTGTTATATCTTTCAAACTTTGATTCAGAGCTTCAAACGCATTTTTATGCATCATTGATGCCTCATCACAAATAATAGTTGATGATCTCCGTATTAATTATGCTAAATCTGATTGTTTACTAATAGAGCATGAGGAAGATTTTTCAGGATCCAATGTAATTTTAAACCTGGAGTGAGCCGTGCTTCCACCAAGAAGTATGGTTGTTGCTATTCCAGAAGTTGTTGTCGCTAGTACAATATGGGTTTTGCTTCTCAATGTTGCGAACAATGCACGATATAAGTATGTTTTTCTACTACCTCCTGGACCATCAACGAAAAAGATGACATTGTCATTTTGCTTAATGGCAGATATTATAGTGTTGTATGCAAAAGTCTGATCTTGATTTAGATGATGAACTGCAATGAACTCTTTTTGGGGAGTAATAACTGAAGCCTCATCTTGTATTACCCTTGGCACTGTTAAGTCTCGGTTATAATCATGTGTGCCAAATCATAATCTGAGATAGATATATAATGTTGGCCAACAACTCATTCAAGTCTCGCAAAAGTCTGTTTGTGGAATGTATAGTGTCTGCAATACTTGAAGAAGTATAATCTTCTAtcataaagttgtaaaattgaTCCCACAAATTTTGCACGCCATGAGGCGTACAATAAACTAAGATGGTGGCAAACAATCTTCTTAAAGATGATGTCATACATATGTTTAAGCCTTCGTGTAAACAGACAAACCTTGTTACTCAGCAGCTTTCTTAAAAGTTGGCTGCAATATATCATTCACTGTTCTTAGATATTCATACGATCGATGTAGGTCCTCTAACGTGATTCAAAAGAACACGCAAGtagaatttttcttcttctgaaggAGATATTGTGTATATTCTACCAATTGTCTTTTGGTTACTATGTCTTTCTTCCCATGCCATGTTATCATTGTCCCATGTTAATTTTTCAGGATATTCTCAGTATAAGTATTGCCGTGCACTCTTACATTTGCCGTTCTTAGCAAAAAATTATGTAAGCATTGTCTTAGAGTTCATGTCATTAGCGAGGATATTTGTTACCCTTTGATGAGcatgaaaataaacattaTGTCTATTAGGTAGATGAATTTGCAATATTCGGTTCATTAAGAATTTGAATATTCACCAAAAAGCCTCTGGTGCACAAACCCATCttgcaacaacaaaatttttgatttcatcTTCATTACCTTCATGTCGGACTGCAAATGTTACTCTATTTGGACCTTTGTAGATATACTTGTACATATACTTAACACTTTTAATGCTACAACAGATTTCAACGTTGATATGACAATCATATCTTGCAAGTAACTAACGGTTGTATGGAACAACCCAACTGTTATTAACTTCTACATTTGAGTGGATGTCACGCCTACGGTAGTTGGGGTAAGAGTCATTCCCTTGAAATATATTGATTGAAAATGGTTTGGGATAACCTTTTTTGCAACTTACACGTTTCATACATGGGGAATTTGGCTTATGGACTCCCCATGGGACATGTATCATGCGTCTCAATACAACATTGTGCAACTGAGGCTCTTCATCTTGATTTGGTATCTCAGCTCGAACAAttttatcataatcatcagGGTTATTTAgcttatcatcatcatgtaACATGAGCAACATATGAGCATCTGGCAAACCACGTTTTTAAAATTCGATAACATAAACGTATACAATGATTTTTCCCAAAACCCCTTTTTTGATAACATCTTTTAACTTTTCTAATTTGACACGGAAAATCCGAGTACATAAATCTGGACGATCTTGTGATACTTGACCCGACAATAATTCCCCTTGTATTTCTTCCCAATTTGGGTTGCATGTTATCATGACAAAAATATCTGGCGTTCCGTACTTTTGGACCAAAGCCATTGCGTCTTGGTACCTTTGATGCATATCACATGGGCTACCAATAAATGTGGATGACAAAATAGTTCTTCGACCAATGTTATCTGTTTTAGTATTATGATGTAAGTGCTTGTTTTAATAGGGTTGTcaaattaacataaattaaCATAATGTTTTACTCttatataacaataataaaacttATACCTGCATTATCCTCACGAGCATTTAGCAAGTCGTCGAGTCCTCCATAAAGTTTACATCGCAGATTTGGTTGATGACTACGAATATATCTCAGCTTTTGTGATTCAATTTTGACATAATTGTCAACGACATACTATTGCAATAGGCTGCCTCCTTGAATCAAAAGTGAGTCATCATATGGTCGAATCTGAAATAATATATCAGTTATCACAATGCTAAAAACAACACAtgtacacacacatatatatatgtctgtatatatatatatacatacatacacgTATTTATTCACGATAAGAAGGTAAAAATAGTTCACCTACAAAACATATGCATAATAGGCATGACACGTCATCTCACGACCGTTGTTGTTTCGACTGTTTATATCTCATCCGTACGTACCATAAGGCAACAACAACGGATATTGTAAAGGATTGTAATAGCTTGCGCAATCTGGAACATTTAAAAGTTGACATGCTCTTGTCTCTATCATAATATCACGACTTCCTATATCTTCTGCATCATCTGCACCCACTATTATTGCAGCAACCTGAGACAAAGAAGGTAGACTATATTGAGGTTGATTTGCAGGATGCTCTTTAATAATGAGTCTGCATGTTTCCAAATCTTGACGTTGAGCTAAGTGATGCAAAATCTGGACAAATGGATTACATCGATTTAAAATCTGCTGAATAGTCTCAACCACATCTCTGTGTAATGTTTCATTCTCTAACACACGATTGTCCATGTCATGCTCTGTATCGTATATATACAACTGTAGAAATTGTGGTCTGGTATCCCCATCTGGTAGAAGACTTGTACACCCAGTGATGTGAAAGAAAACACATGGTTGTAAGACCATCTGCCATCGTATGCCAAAACCCTATATATGGCTTATTACACCCTCCCATGGTAAGCCATTCCACacatcccaaaaaaaaaatttgccaTATGTGAACAGTTGAACCCCATATATACCGATCTATTCTCGTAAGCCATACCAagctaattttttattattttatctttttgttccATCTTTATCCTTGTTCCATCTTTCTTATTCCAACTATATCCTTGCTTAATTATagttataatttcattttcccattaatcttcaattttataagttttctaataataaaaattacaccATTACAAAATACAGGACGAGATCTTTCATTTGAGTCTAATATTGAATATATTTGGGTTAAATTAGTTTAACACATAATTAGTTATTACTTCATAAAAGATAATATTACACATTATTAAATTACGAAATTAAATAATGGCCTCTTCAAAACCTTCTCGGATACTAGCTCCGAGCTTGGAAAAAGTACCATACACACTTAtgcaaacaaaataacaaaacgaTACATAAATAACTACTAATCATCACATTTAGTAATTCGtcagatcatcatcatctcttcCATGTTCTGGCATGAGTCCATATCCGCTAGGTGTCTCAGATCCACCGCTATCTCTGAATTGTCGCGCTCCTCCATGTGCATCACTTGTTCCCGATCCATCACTTCCTCCATAATGAGGGACTCCACCATATCCAGCTGCTCCTCCATGGTGATTCCCATATCCACCAAATGTAGTTCgaaattgaaatgggctaGCAAAGTTACCAGAGTTGAAAGATCCTTGTGAACCACCTTGAAATTGGTTTATGTTATTGAAATTACCAAAGTCAGATGCTGCAGGTAGTTGTCGAGACTGACGAGCTCTTCTCTCCATTATCTCTGCTTTTCTCGATCGTAAGTACTCACGCCCTTCTGGATCGGTAATTGTATCCAAACTAGTAagcatgattttgttttcctcaCGTTCACGCTGAATAGCTAATTTTTGAGATGAATTGCTCGTGCTTAACAGTAAAAGCATTTCTCTCTAACAGACTTTTTTCAAAtaactctttcaattcttaaTTGGATTCTCTGATTTGTTTAGCAATCTTGGTCTGCTCATTGGCCTCTTTCCTTTTCAGCTTTGCTTTCTTTACACCAATGGGTCGACGAGACGTGTCGAGTTCATCATTATATAGCTCTTGTTCGTCTTCATCTGCATTTAAATCGACATCAAATGGTAGTGTACCTGACGATTGTGATGTGCGAGACGCTAATTCATATCCTTCACTTGAATAATTTCTTTGTCGTGGTCTTGTTGAACTTCTACCAGTATCGGCCCACTTTTCAGCATCCTTAAGAATATGCCACACATGATCAAACTGAAGTTTCTTCTTTGTGAAGTTAGGATCATCTAGTagaatttgttttgctttggcACACTACAAATGTCAACAATGAATAATTGGTTAACATTAATTCATAATATAACTTCGTTAATAAAAAACAGCCTTTGAAAAAATACTTACAATATCTTTCTCATTTGCACCGCTTGGATTGTCATCCTCCACTTGACGAACAACACCACGAAATTTGCTTACACAGTAAGTAAGATCTACAAATCGACTTTGAAGAGACTTGGATGTTCTCGTCTGATTCTCATCCTTATCTTGATTCCACAATTCAGTGATCCTCGCCCATACTTTATCCTTCTTTTGGTTAACACCATCGATAGGatcttgagaaatttcaagatatatatgacataagAGTTCATCTTCTTGGATCGAaaaatttcctttttgttgGACAACTTTCTTTTGCCTAACATCTGCCATTGAAGTGTATAATGTGATTGTTGTGGAAACAACGGTGTGAGTTACTGGGAGAAGAAGGGGTGTATATAAGGTCTGAATCCGGATAAGGGGAGAATTTGAGATAAGGATCTAATGGTTTGAGATAGATTTGCTTTACTAGATCTAATGGTCCGTATATGACGATATCTTCTTGAAAAATGCAATGTGTAGTCTGTCACCTTCTTGAAAGAAGTGTTGGACATCTATGCATCTTGGTTAGAGTGACAATAATGTAAGTTGAAGGGAAATAATGTATAGTGATGTACTAGTATattttatatgatatatgatgTATTGTAACattgataaattgataattaatcATAGagttaacaaaagaaacaagacataAGAAATAAGTTATCACTTTTATTATCCTTAAAATACAATCGGAGGGGACATAAAGCCAATACTCCGAAGAAATTGCATAgcaaaataaacacaacaacTTCAATGATATGATAAATATAGTATTGAACATTCTTCACCCATGTATACCATGTCGGTTCCATTGATGTTCAATCAACACGTTCCGTAGTGCAATATGAGCTGACTTGTCTTTAATTTTCCTATATCGAGCAAGGAACTCTTGGAACCATGTATCTTCATTACTTACCAACTCAACGGATAATGGAGGAGCCCGGTTGAAATCTTTAATCAGAGCACTTAGATCACGCTCATCTTCGATTATCATGTTATGCATTATGATGCATGTAGTCATTATATCATGCAAAACATATTTATCCCAAAAACGTGCAGGTCCTTTCACAATTGCCCAACGTGATTGAAGAACTCCAAATGCTCGCTCAACATCCTTCCTACATGACTCTTGATTTTTTGCAAAATGTGctttttttgaaatatggCATATGTATGTTGCTTACCGTGGGAAGCTCGGTTGAATCATTCCATAGCCATAATAGAATATTCCATTATGATAAGCCATAATGGCCTTTATGGCATACCCATTTTAGCATCTCGTGGCAGATGCTCTAAGCACAAATATGTTGTCTGAAATGAGCACCTTTTGGAGTTTGAGCAGAAAATAGCTCTACCATTTCTGGAGGACACTGAATTAGAGAAACTATTGTTTTCCCATTTAGTAAACACATTTCATTGCTTTCATGATGGAATAGGCGAGCATAACAATATCGACATGATTTTGGTCTCGGCAAATGATATTTTGTGACTAacattttcatgaaaattgcGGGCGCAATTATGAGATACGCGTCGTCTACTTCTGCGACGTACTCGCGCCACACCATTATTATAAGACATGTCAATTTGGAGAATGACATATATGATATTTCCTGttaatgttaaaaaaaaaaagaaaaaaaaaaaaaaagtcaatgCCACTAACTACGTATATTACGTAATAAACgtattgtcacaccccaatttttgaaagataattttttaaaaatttgggtatgatataccttaaaatattaaaattccaaacctattttaaacaacttcaaagaaactaaaactcaatgaggaaatgtaaatgtcacacaattcaacattgagttaaatattacatttccttatttacataaacttgaaaatcaagaaaatgaaaacactcaCATGAGTTTTAATAAAGTCTACCCCAactataaaaatatatagagtacaacaaaacccaacaaaaaaccctgccactaagcctccacctcaactctgctgatcctcacctgcatgTCTAACCCTTATAtcaagaattggtgcaccgggttgtaaacaacaaacccggtaaactaaaaagcccgtatgagtaattctcaaaataacacaaaacctCCAACATCCAATTATATCACAAGCAATTtatatcaataaatatatccatAAATCTAATACCTTTTCAAATAAcgtgtacccatgagtcccaggtaGTAATAAATACCCCTCTTGACCTATAACAACAAattgtgtacccatgggtcccagataccataacctatctcccatgacctacaccgacagacggactaaaactctattcctaaccgcaaccaattacccggccaaaggcttggaacccggtttgattgtctaatatcaaaacacaaaagtgataaatagcatcttaaccgcaaccaatcacccaattaaaggcttggaacccggtttggctatttatccaacaatcacaacatcacaacattatcatcaacaacacaagatcacatcatatattatatccttccacatagatatattacatgaacaaatatagatatttcacaagaataatctatcaataatcaataaaattatgattacaTGAATCTCAAGATAACAtataaggaaaacttgttttatcttacctatgagccgttggcgatcaagctcatatatttttaaaaacaaataatagcaaaatattaaattcaacatcataatcattatcatcatcacatgaccataataaaatttggttcaaaagtgaaccttgctgagatttactcacctcaaTATCCCACTGCGTTTCCGCAAAACACAAGAGTCAAGCTAACCACAACCTTACAAAACAAccacaattaaaaaccttagaaaAATCACAACAAGGATCAAAGTACCCTTAACTTAAAGGTTGCCCAAAGAAGGGCAATCCTTCCTCCAAGACGTCCCAAGGTCATTGGACACTCAACAACAACCATACTACCTCCATGATCAAACTTTCTAAGTTTCCGACCAAACGAACACCATGAACAACTTAGCACCTAAGATGcaaaaacctaatcaacactTAGCCATCACACACAATCAACACACTAGCAACTACAAGGACTAGCTAACACAGCAACCAAAGCTCTCACACTGCCCGTACGCGCTCCCACTCGtcgccacaggcggcggcgagtgagCCTCAAGCGCCTCCatcaaacttcaaaatttaggGAAACTCataacatgaaacttgtagattgaagcatggtgaacaactttaatacctgaggTTTTAACCAatttggccggaatcggccggaAAAAGCTCCGAACACCACACCGAATCCAAACTTCCAAATCTGCATAACCGGGGTTCAAACACTCCAAAACCTgattcaatctatgcctagtcATAAccagaaggaggagaggaccCAAACTCACCTAAGAAGGCCCATCGTCGCCGCCGTATACGGTGGTTCCGATCACCACACAACAGCTCCCTTTTTCGGCCAACAGCTCCTTTTCCGGCGTGCTATGTCATGCAGCAGCTACCCAGCCTTGAAGAGGACACTTGTGGtagtcgaacgggaccggcgGTGGTCCAAACGATGGCCGGATGGTGGAGCTAGCTCCGGCGGAAGTTGGTTGCTTGGGGTGAGCtcaagagaggaagagagagaaaagagagagaagagagagagctgactttagggttcccaaaaataaatcccacacatttttctacttatacactttccaaacccagaaataaACTTCCTCTAaccatgtctacgaactcgtatcgacaaactctacaactttcatgaaggaagtttttgaagataacttacggaaaataaagtcaacttttggcctcttagaAGTTAAAACACTTTAAAATttactcccgaaacttcaacttcgcacaaactaaagaatttccataaataatccttcattaattatgggaataatacaaggaaaattgatgtgaaaatctagggtattacacgTATACTGAACAAATATAACAAATTACATAGTGACACTATGCCAATAACATCATCAGATAAAAGGGGCACGACATAAAAAACTGCATTTCAAAACAATGTTGTCTGATggtttttttggttctttaaACGACATAAATTATAAAAGTCGTCTCAATGGCATGATACTTTAATACTTTTGAATgttgcttcattttttctatGTAGCGCCCCGGACTTTATTTGACCATTTACCGTCACTTGGACCGTAAATGAGCAtcatgtttttacttttaccttCATATTCAAGCTTTTAGTGGCTCTAAAATTTGACTTTTTCCTACGTtcgaaatttgagaaaactttcTTTATGAAAGTCGTAAAGGACGTTAAACCGAGTTTGTGGATATGTGGCACGTTTTAATCAGAGTTTGTACGAAAAAGTTACAAGTGTCACACCCcgaattttggataaataaaaatccaaattcaaggcatgataaaaaaaaaaaaaatgtcatatAAAACATTCTGAcgtttacataacttgagaagTCAAGTAAAAGTCACGCTCTAAAGAGCTCActacaaattgataatcaataataaaaatattcaaCTCCTAACAAAGCAGCTTCTAGACCTCAACGTCTCAATCTTGAAAAATCTCACCTGCAAAAATCAATCTCTACACAATGGATTGGTGCACcaggttgtaaacaacaaacccggtaagctttaatagatcgtatgagtaaatctacaTTAAAAGTCTCAACCCAACATGTAATACCCTTAATTTTATAAAGTATCATCTCTTTATTTGGGCTAATATGttctacatacatatacacctgtatatatacaaagttCATGTATTAATATAAGATAAATAAAAGTAGTCGAGTAACCACAAGGTATGAGCTCGGTTAAGGGCAAAATGGTCATTTAACAATAATTATGTATAATTAAATTACGGGTTCGTGAAGCTTCGGAAAGGGAGGTCAGTGTTGGAACTGACATGGAGAGAATTTAAAGGGGACGAGGTTTCCAGAGAAAAGGGGGGAGAGCTCGAGAAGCTTCAAGGCTTCTGAACCCCTAATCGGGAAAGAAAATGCCTCAGTCCATGAGGTGGACAGGAAGATCTCttccaatttctttcttcactGCGGTGTCGCCACAATTTTGATTACTCAGTTGATGGGTATTCCGACTACGATCGTTTGTACATGAGGTGAGAGACTCCAGACTTGATACTCATGTCAAGATCTATGTCTGGTATTTGTTTTAATCGAGTTTTGAATGAGATTAGCGAATTCTGGGAACTATATTCCTTGAATTACTTGTGGGTCAGGGTGTCACacaacatcacataagataaaaccggTAATTCCTGTATTAGAAACTTAGTTCAAGAATTGtctaaaaacaagagaattcaaaagagagtaaataagaaaacacaacaattcacaatcaatcaaaatcataaaagaatcctacaaaaagtgtagttcaggaattccactaaaaatcacacaattaagattaaagaatctcctgcggataagcatagttcaggagatactcaaagtaaggaatttaaatgacaacacgTAAGAACAttacacaatcatttctccactcttacttatgagttcgtcaacacttcttcatcccccataagtaactagacaaacacgtactcatgggttcgtcaacacatagtcatcccccatgaagtaccgacagatagactagagctctaaactgaccgtaaccaatcacccggccaaggcttggttctcGGTCCACCatgaaggctcctaatctaatgcacacaattaccactaaggcacacacatccacaactaatgcacacaattaCCACGAATGCACCattccacaactaatgcacacaatcactaCAAAGGCACACATCCAATTACTCTCCCATCATGAGACTTATCAACCTCAACATGCTACTACACCATCTCAAGAAGAGTAATAGTACACAACAACCGATCAAAGCACAAACAataaccatatttcaacatcacaatatccCATGATCACAACGTACTTttcacacatacacacatgtGGATATAATTATTTAAAGTAAGAATAGTCTACCAACTCCAATTATGACCTatgatcggaagtccttttgagagattttatttttatcagaaaacatattttcacttacccatgagccgttgacgatcaagctcatttatacttaaaaacaaaatcattttccttcaaggacaacttcacaattaacaataataaactataaaataaacTCGGTTCCTTTATGAatccatgtgagatttactcacctatgaatcccgctgcgtcttcacaaaaacacacagaccAAGCTCAACACCAACTCCACAACTTACCTAATTAACACAAatattaaccttagtaaccaatCAAGCTAAAGAGTAACATTTGCCCTCTTAACCCAAAACTTAATCCGAAGGTTTGCCCAAAGGAGGGAAACTCTCCTtcgagacctcccaaggtcctCGATCACCAAAAACAATACCTCATGCAACTGCCAAAAACGGCTCCTACATTCGAAATCACAAACTCAACAACCTCACACCTCATCGAAATAGCTCCAACAATAAGCATTACATGATCTCAACCTAAtcttataatatatcaacatgctcataacaacaagaactagctaaccATTGCAACATAATCTACACACCCTACCAGACGCGCTGCCATGcgccacccaaaacttcagaatCTGAACAAACTCCCAACatcaaacttgtagattgaagagAGGGAaacatcttttatacctgaggcTAAGTCCAACTCGGCCTTAAACCGCCCTAAACAGCCGCCACAAGCTCCGATCTTCACACTATAATTTGGGgttcaaaaacccagaaatcagTCGCAAGGATGGTATGAACGTGCTAGGAAGGAAGAATACTTCAAGAAATGGGTAGCCTTACCTCTAGTCGTTGCCGTACACGGCCGAAAAATCCTCAGGTCGAAGTCGGGTCCGCCACCCTCACTGTGGCGTTCGATTCTCGAAATCCTACTCGAGTTGTCCTCACCCACCTACACAGGGAGGATCACaccgaggagaggaagaaaacttACCGGTGTCGGCGCCTAGGTCGgtcggaggtggccggaaaagcCAAGTCGGGCCAATCGGGTTCGGGTCGAGTCGAAAGGAAATTTCAGTTAGTGAGGGTGAGGCgcgagagagaaggaagagagaaggaaatgggttccagaaaaatgaaatggaaaccctaaactttacttatttaacccaaaatctcttaaagccacgaacttccgctga
Proteins encoded in this window:
- the LOC101314716 gene encoding uncharacterized protein LOC101314716, which encodes MADVRQKKVVQQKGNFSIQEDELLCHIYLEISQDPIDGVNQKKDKVWARITELWNQDKDENQTRTSKSLQSRFVDLTYCVSKFRGVVRQVEDDNPSGANEKDICAKAKQILLDDPNFTKKKLQFDHVWHILKDAEKWADTDEDEQELYNDELDTSRRPIGVKKAKLKRKEANEQTKIAKQIRESN